One stretch of Nakamurella alba DNA includes these proteins:
- a CDS encoding HRDC domain-containing protein, with protein MPDPITDPLVLLDWARRLAEPGGPVALDAERASGFRYGSRAYLVQLRRPDLGTALFDPIALGDLAVLDDPLAGSEWVLHAANQDLPCLAEIGIRPRTLFDTELAGRIAGLPRVGLGPLVEQMLGLGLAKGHGAADWSTRPLPHDWLAYAALDVEVLIELRDAMADLLRSQGKLEWAEQEFAAIVAAPAHPPRVDPWRRTSGIHKIRDRRRLAAIRELWLVRDDAARRRDLAPHRVLPDSAIAAAAQALPSDRNALLELPVFSGRMQRRQAHLWWDALERAKRLPDKDLPPVTLPSDGPPPANRWSVKDPAAAARLAAARAGLAALSEQHGVPVENLLSPELVRRTLWRPPAGTDIEAALIDGGARPWQVELTAPVLRGALDATA; from the coding sequence GTGCCCGACCCGATCACCGACCCGCTGGTGCTGCTGGACTGGGCGCGCCGGCTGGCCGAGCCCGGCGGTCCGGTCGCCCTGGACGCCGAGCGGGCCTCCGGTTTCCGCTACGGCTCCCGGGCCTATCTGGTGCAGCTGCGCCGCCCCGACCTGGGCACCGCACTGTTCGACCCGATCGCGCTGGGCGACCTGGCCGTGCTCGACGACCCGCTCGCCGGGTCCGAGTGGGTGCTGCACGCCGCGAACCAGGACCTGCCGTGCCTCGCCGAGATCGGGATCCGGCCGCGCACCCTGTTCGACACCGAGCTGGCCGGCCGGATCGCCGGGCTCCCCCGGGTCGGCCTCGGGCCACTGGTGGAGCAGATGCTCGGTCTCGGCCTGGCCAAGGGGCACGGCGCGGCCGACTGGTCCACCCGACCGCTGCCGCACGACTGGCTCGCCTACGCGGCGCTCGACGTCGAGGTGCTGATCGAGCTCCGCGACGCGATGGCCGACCTGCTGCGCTCCCAGGGCAAGCTGGAATGGGCCGAGCAGGAGTTCGCGGCGATCGTCGCGGCGCCGGCGCACCCGCCGCGAGTCGATCCCTGGCGGCGCACCTCCGGCATCCACAAGATCCGGGACCGGCGGCGGCTGGCCGCCATCCGTGAGCTCTGGCTGGTCCGCGACGACGCCGCCAGGCGGCGCGATCTCGCCCCGCACCGGGTGCTGCCCGACTCGGCGATCGCCGCCGCGGCGCAGGCCCTGCCGTCCGACCGCAACGCACTGCTCGAGCTGCCTGTGTTCTCCGGCCGCATGCAGCGCCGCCAGGCGCACCTGTGGTGGGACGCGCTCGAGCGGGCCAAGCGGCTCCCGGACAAGGACCTGCCGCCGGTCACCCTGCCCTCGGACGGGCCGCCGCCGGCCAACCGCTGGTCGGTCAAGGACCCGGCCGCCGCCGCCCGGCTCGCCGCGGCGCGCGCCGGCCTGGCCGCGCTGTCCGAGCAGCACGGCGTCCCGGTGGAGAACCTGCTCAGCCCGGAGCTGGTGCGGCGCACCCTGTGGCGCCCGCCGGCCGGTACCGACATCGAGGCGGCGCTGATCGACGGCGGTGCGCGGCCGTGGCAGGTCGAGCTCACCGCCCCGGTGCTGCGCGGTGCCCTCGACGCGACGGCCTGA
- a CDS encoding thiolase family protein yields the protein MSTRSASARTLTSRTLRDVVFVEGVRTPFGKAGDKGQYAQTRSDDLMVKVIRELLRRHPELPPERIDEVGVAAATQTGDQGLTIGRTSAILAGLPRSVPGFAIDRMCAGAMTAVTTVASGIVAGGYDVAIAGGVEHMGHHPMGEGADPNPRFVADRLVDPSALNMGSTAENLHDEYPALTKQRADSYAASSQDKYAKAWANGKIQPDFVSVATRSADGWGLATADEMPRPGTTVEALAGLRTPFRPHGRVTAGNSSGLTDGATGCLLVAADVAEELGLPARMRMVSFAFAGVAPETMGTGPIPATEKALAKAGLTIGDIGLIEINEAFAVQVLAFLDHFGLADDDPRVNEYGGAIAMGHPLASSGVRLMSQLARQFADHPEVRYGLTTMCVGLGMGGTVVWENPHFSANTEGV from the coding sequence GTGAGCACACGATCCGCGTCCGCAAGAACACTCACTTCGAGAACGCTGCGGGACGTCGTCTTCGTCGAGGGGGTGCGCACCCCGTTCGGCAAGGCCGGCGACAAGGGGCAGTACGCGCAGACCCGGTCCGACGACCTGATGGTGAAGGTGATCCGGGAACTGCTGCGGCGGCACCCGGAACTGCCGCCGGAGCGGATCGACGAGGTCGGGGTCGCGGCCGCCACGCAGACCGGTGACCAGGGCCTGACGATCGGCCGAACGTCGGCCATCCTGGCCGGATTGCCGCGCAGCGTACCGGGTTTCGCCATCGACCGGATGTGCGCCGGTGCGATGACCGCCGTCACCACCGTTGCCTCCGGCATCGTGGCCGGCGGGTACGACGTGGCGATCGCCGGCGGCGTCGAGCACATGGGCCACCACCCGATGGGCGAGGGCGCGGACCCGAACCCGCGGTTCGTCGCTGACCGGTTGGTCGACCCGTCGGCGCTGAACATGGGCTCGACGGCGGAGAACCTGCACGACGAGTACCCGGCGCTGACCAAGCAGCGCGCCGACTCCTACGCCGCGTCCAGCCAGGACAAGTACGCGAAGGCCTGGGCCAACGGGAAGATCCAGCCGGACTTCGTCTCCGTCGCCACCCGGTCCGCCGACGGCTGGGGCCTGGCCACCGCCGACGAGATGCCGCGCCCGGGAACGACTGTCGAGGCACTGGCCGGGCTGCGCACGCCGTTCCGGCCGCACGGCCGGGTCACCGCAGGCAACTCCTCGGGACTCACCGACGGCGCCACCGGCTGCCTGCTGGTCGCCGCGGACGTGGCCGAGGAGCTGGGGCTGCCGGCGCGGATGCGCATGGTGTCCTTCGCCTTCGCCGGTGTGGCCCCGGAGACGATGGGCACCGGCCCCATCCCGGCCACCGAGAAGGCCCTGGCCAAGGCAGGTCTCACCATCGGCGACATCGGGCTGATCGAGATCAACGAGGCGTTCGCCGTGCAGGTGCTCGCCTTCCTCGACCACTTCGGTCTGGCCGACGACGATCCGCGGGTGAACGAGTACGGCGGCGCGATCGCGATGGGCCACCCGCTGGCCTCCTCCGGGGTGCGGCTGATGAGCCAGCTGGCGCGGCAGTTCGCCGACCACCCGGAGGTCCGCTACGGGCTCACCACCATGTGCGTCGGGTTGGGCATGGGCGGCACCGTCGTCTGGGAGAACCCGCACTTCAGCGCCAACACCGAGGGAGTCTGA
- a CDS encoding 3-hydroxyacyl-CoA dehydrogenase NAD-binding domain-containing protein: MNAPTALPAAGPEAKAEVVTTAHLRLVDVPGLPKPVALITIDNGRDHTRPSTFGPEGLRSLNAALDAAFEAAPSAIAVTGKPFVFAAGADLSQIGLIQDRETARDIGVLGHSTFKRLHDSEIPTFAFVNGAALGGGVELALGCHYRTLASNTAMVALPEVFLGILPGWGGTQLLPRLVGPENAVTIIVENSLNQNRMLRPKDAARLGVVDVVLDAADYLEQSLAWAAAVVNGAIAVPRTDHRAPGTEAEWEAALQRGAIIAEMRTHGASPAPAKALELIALSRTADLETGLAAEAEALADLITSQEFRAGLYSFDLTQKRARRPAGAPDRKLARPVTKVGVIGAGLMAGQIALLFAERLKVPVVLTDVDQARLDKGVAGVHRKIAERAAKGRLTPAQANRLTALVTGSLDYQAFSDTDFVIEAVFEELSVKHQVLAELEKVVSPEAVLASNTSSLSLTAMSQHLEHPERVIGFHFFNPISVMPLLEIVRTAATSDSTAATAVALAATLKKGPVLTADAPAFVVNRLLTRFMAEIIAAIDEGTDPAVADGALAPLGLPMTPIMLLQLVGPAVALHVTETLHEAFPDRFQVSPNLQRIVADGHRTLVSFTDEGVQVLDPAVAVNWEQGTTPSTAEQVRDRALDALAQEARLMLDEQVVADAADIDLALLTGAGWPFWLGGITPYLDRTGVSERATGRRFAPPGVATLP; this comes from the coding sequence ATGAACGCCCCCACTGCACTTCCTGCTGCCGGTCCGGAAGCCAAGGCCGAGGTCGTCACCACCGCGCACCTGCGCCTGGTCGACGTTCCCGGACTGCCGAAGCCGGTCGCCCTGATCACCATCGACAACGGCCGTGACCACACCCGGCCGTCCACCTTCGGACCGGAGGGTCTGCGCAGCCTGAACGCCGCCCTGGATGCCGCCTTCGAGGCGGCACCGTCGGCGATCGCGGTGACCGGCAAGCCGTTCGTCTTCGCCGCCGGCGCCGACCTGAGCCAGATCGGCCTCATCCAGGACCGCGAGACCGCCCGGGACATCGGCGTTCTCGGGCACTCCACGTTCAAGCGGCTGCACGACTCGGAGATCCCGACCTTCGCCTTCGTCAACGGCGCGGCCCTGGGCGGCGGTGTCGAGCTGGCGCTCGGCTGCCACTACCGGACGCTGGCGTCGAACACCGCGATGGTGGCGTTGCCCGAGGTGTTCCTCGGCATCCTGCCGGGCTGGGGCGGCACGCAGCTGCTGCCGCGGCTGGTCGGGCCGGAGAACGCGGTCACGATCATCGTGGAGAACTCGCTCAACCAGAACCGGATGCTCCGACCCAAGGACGCGGCCCGGCTCGGTGTGGTGGACGTGGTGCTGGACGCCGCCGACTACCTCGAGCAGTCGCTGGCCTGGGCGGCCGCGGTGGTCAACGGTGCGATCGCGGTGCCGCGCACCGACCATCGCGCGCCCGGCACGGAGGCGGAGTGGGAGGCGGCGCTGCAGCGCGGTGCGATCATCGCCGAGATGCGCACCCACGGCGCCTCTCCCGCGCCGGCGAAGGCGCTGGAGCTGATCGCGCTGTCCCGCACCGCGGACCTGGAGACGGGGCTGGCCGCCGAGGCGGAGGCACTCGCCGACCTGATCACCTCGCAGGAGTTCCGGGCCGGATTGTACTCGTTCGACCTGACCCAGAAGCGCGCCCGCCGGCCCGCGGGGGCGCCGGACAGGAAGCTGGCCCGGCCGGTCACCAAGGTCGGGGTGATCGGCGCCGGCCTGATGGCCGGTCAGATCGCGCTGCTGTTCGCCGAGCGGCTGAAGGTGCCGGTGGTGCTCACCGACGTCGACCAGGCCCGGCTGGACAAGGGTGTCGCGGGGGTGCACCGGAAGATCGCCGAGCGCGCGGCGAAGGGCCGGCTCACCCCGGCACAGGCCAACCGGCTCACCGCACTGGTCACCGGATCCCTCGACTACCAGGCGTTCTCGGACACCGACTTCGTGATCGAGGCGGTGTTCGAGGAGCTCTCGGTCAAGCACCAGGTGCTGGCCGAGCTGGAAAAGGTGGTGTCGCCGGAGGCGGTGCTGGCGTCCAACACCTCCTCGCTGTCGCTGACCGCGATGTCGCAGCACCTGGAGCACCCGGAGCGGGTCATCGGTTTCCACTTCTTCAACCCGATCTCGGTCATGCCGCTGCTCGAGATCGTCCGCACCGCAGCCACTTCCGACAGCACGGCGGCCACCGCCGTCGCGCTGGCGGCAACGCTGAAGAAGGGCCCGGTGCTGACCGCCGACGCCCCGGCGTTCGTGGTCAACCGGCTGCTGACCCGGTTCATGGCCGAGATCATCGCGGCCATCGACGAGGGCACCGACCCGGCGGTCGCCGACGGCGCCCTGGCTCCGCTGGGCCTGCCGATGACACCGATCATGCTGCTACAGCTGGTCGGCCCGGCGGTGGCGCTGCACGTGACGGAGACGTTGCACGAGGCGTTCCCGGACCGGTTCCAGGTCTCGCCGAACCTGCAGCGGATCGTCGCCGACGGGCACCGCACGCTGGTCTCGTTCACCGACGAGGGCGTGCAGGTGCTGGACCCGGCGGTCGCGGTGAACTGGGAGCAGGGCACCACACCGTCCACCGCCGAGCAGGTGCGGGACCGGGCGCTGGACGCGCTGGCCCAGGAAGCCAGGCTGATGCTGGACGAGCAGGTCGTCGCGGACGCCGCGGACATCGACCTCGCCCTGCTGACCGGCGCCGGCTGGCCGTTCTGGCTCGGCGGGATCACGCCCTACCTGGATCGCACCGGTGTCTCGGAGCGGGCCACCGGCCGCCGGTTCGCGCCGCCCGGGGTGGCCACCCTGCCGTAG
- a CDS encoding TetR/AcrR family transcriptional regulator → MSGPTLRSDALRTRERLLEAAGDLLEMRGPAFTLPELARHAGVGTATVYRHFTDVADLFSAFESRAIAALVAAIDEAGTAGGARQSFDRICAIWIRRSVRESAAARFLRSHRGLLERYRSGDPGIVALIGRLVATLEALIAAGLLPEQDPVAAALVWMTLFDERTTVDLSRIHAWTTRRITDYLSAAVLGALRATA, encoded by the coding sequence ATGAGCGGTCCGACCCTGCGCAGCGACGCCCTGCGTACCCGGGAACGGCTGTTGGAGGCGGCCGGCGACCTGCTGGAGATGCGCGGGCCGGCGTTCACCCTGCCGGAGCTCGCCCGGCACGCCGGGGTCGGCACGGCCACCGTCTACCGGCACTTCACCGACGTCGCGGATCTGTTCTCCGCCTTCGAGTCCCGAGCCATCGCCGCCCTGGTGGCGGCCATCGACGAGGCCGGGACGGCCGGTGGCGCCCGGCAGTCGTTCGACCGGATCTGCGCGATCTGGATCCGCCGGTCCGTGCGGGAGTCGGCGGCCGCCCGGTTCCTGCGGTCGCACCGTGGCCTGCTGGAGCGCTACCGCAGCGGGGACCCGGGCATCGTGGCGCTGATCGGCCGACTGGTGGCGACACTGGAGGCGCTGATCGCCGCAGGCCTGCTGCCGGAACAGGACCCGGTGGCGGCCGCGCTGGTCTGGATGACGCTCTTCGACGAGCGGACCACGGTGGACCTGAGCCGGATCCATGCCTGGACCACCCGGCGGATCACCGACTACCTGTCCGCCGCCGTGCTCGGCGCCCTCCGCGCAACGGCCTGA
- a CDS encoding sensor histidine kinase, translating into MPPADRPAPRRGSRGGLRLRLTLLATALLAPVAVLMLALTYLLVGRVVSALPRFADGTLVVVQGETLEAAAYSDRVVTQGREIVLVVGAIAFPLLLIAGGLVSWVLIGRALRPLSTLTTAARGLSESSLDRRIALDGPRDEVAELADTFDEMLARLQAAFEAERRFVANASHELRTPLSVIRTEVDVTLADPTTDEAELRRMAEVVREATDRADRLLTSLLVLARTQGSGVSERRPVDLSDLVRPAVRAVDAERIARGIEVGTDLEPAPVRGDQALLERIIGNLVENGVRHNVPGGDLHLQTGTAGTIAFVEVSSGGTLIDPAMVAQLFEPFRQGERARTGHRGSGLGLSIVRAVAAAHNGNARAQARPEGGLKVRVELPVDQAVARRAPSTAADR; encoded by the coding sequence ATGCCGCCGGCTGATCGGCCGGCACCTCGCCGCGGCAGCCGGGGCGGGCTGCGCCTGCGGCTGACCCTGCTCGCCACCGCGCTGCTGGCGCCGGTGGCCGTGCTGATGCTCGCCCTGACCTACCTGCTGGTCGGCCGGGTGGTCAGCGCCCTGCCCCGGTTCGCCGACGGCACCCTCGTGGTCGTGCAGGGGGAGACCCTGGAGGCCGCCGCCTACAGCGACCGGGTGGTCACCCAGGGCCGCGAGATCGTGCTGGTGGTCGGCGCGATCGCCTTCCCGCTGCTGCTGATCGCCGGCGGCCTGGTGTCCTGGGTGTTGATCGGCCGGGCCCTGCGCCCGCTGTCGACGCTCACCACCGCCGCGCGCGGGCTGTCCGAGTCCTCGCTCGACCGGCGCATCGCGCTCGACGGCCCACGGGACGAGGTCGCCGAGCTGGCCGACACCTTCGACGAGATGCTGGCCCGATTGCAGGCCGCCTTCGAGGCGGAGCGGCGGTTCGTCGCCAACGCCTCGCACGAGCTGCGCACCCCGCTGTCGGTGATCCGCACCGAGGTCGACGTCACCCTGGCCGACCCGACCACCGACGAGGCCGAGCTGCGCCGGATGGCCGAGGTGGTCCGGGAGGCCACCGACCGGGCCGACCGGCTGCTCACCTCGCTGCTGGTGCTCGCCCGCACCCAGGGCAGCGGTGTCTCGGAACGTCGCCCGGTCGACCTGTCCGACCTGGTGCGCCCGGCCGTCCGTGCCGTGGACGCGGAACGGATCGCCCGCGGGATCGAGGTCGGCACCGACCTGGAGCCGGCCCCGGTGCGCGGCGACCAGGCACTGCTGGAACGCATCATCGGCAACCTGGTGGAGAACGGCGTCCGGCACAACGTGCCCGGCGGCGACCTGCACCTGCAGACCGGGACCGCCGGCACCATCGCATTCGTCGAGGTCAGCTCCGGCGGCACACTCATCGACCCGGCCATGGTGGCGCAGCTGTTCGAGCCGTTCCGGCAGGGCGAGCGGGCCCGCACCGGGCACCGGGGCAGCGGTCTGGGCCTGTCCATCGTCCGGGCGGTCGCCGCAGCGCACAACGGGAACGCGCGGGCGCAGGCCCGGCCGGAGGGCGGCCTGAAGGTCCGGGTGGAGCTGCCGGTCGATCAGGCCGTTGCGCGGAGGGCGCCGAGCACGGCGGCGGACAGGTAG
- a CDS encoding response regulator transcription factor, translating into MRVLVVEDEQRLADAIARGLRSEGMAVDVAYDGNEGHEKATFTRYDVVVLDRDLPGMHGDELLGELISAGDIVRVLMLTASSGIDERVEGLSLGADDYLAKPFAFPELVARVRALGRRATPAAPPVLKAGDVELDSARRTVTRSGRSVELTRKEFGVLEVLMSSGGQVVSSEELLERVWDENADPFTTTVRVTVMTLRRKLGEPGLIDTVVGAGYRVPVDAAG; encoded by the coding sequence ATGCGGGTGCTGGTGGTCGAGGACGAGCAGCGGCTGGCGGACGCCATCGCACGCGGACTGCGGTCCGAGGGCATGGCCGTCGACGTCGCCTACGACGGCAACGAGGGCCACGAGAAGGCCACCTTCACCCGGTACGACGTTGTCGTGCTGGACCGCGACCTGCCGGGTATGCACGGCGACGAGTTGCTGGGCGAGTTGATCTCGGCCGGCGACATCGTCCGGGTGCTGATGCTCACCGCGTCCTCCGGGATCGACGAGCGCGTCGAGGGCCTGTCCCTGGGCGCCGACGACTACCTGGCCAAGCCCTTCGCCTTCCCCGAGCTGGTCGCCCGGGTGCGGGCGCTCGGCCGCCGTGCCACCCCGGCCGCGCCGCCGGTGCTGAAGGCCGGTGACGTGGAGCTGGACTCGGCCCGCCGCACGGTGACCCGGTCCGGGCGCTCCGTCGAGCTGACCCGCAAGGAGTTCGGCGTGCTGGAAGTGCTGATGTCCTCCGGTGGCCAGGTGGTCTCCAGCGAGGAGCTGCTGGAGCGGGTTTGGGACGAGAACGCCGACCCGTTCACCACCACCGTCCGGGTCACCGTGATGACCCTGCGGCGCAAGCTCGGCGAGCCCGGCCTGATCGACACCGTCGTCGGCGCCGGGTACCGGGTACCGGTGGATGCCGCCGGCTGA
- the dxs gene encoding 1-deoxy-D-xylulose-5-phosphate synthase, with amino-acid sequence MDPEQLTALAAEIRDFLVQQVSVRGGHLGPNLGVVELTLALHRVFDSPADPIVFDTGHQAYVHKIVTGRSDGFGALRTRGGLSGYPSREESVHDWVENSHASTSLSYADGLAKAFAVRGERNRTVVGVIGDGAMTGGMAWEALNNIAAAKDRPVVIVLNDNGRSYAPTTGGMAQRMAALRLKPGYERLLDQVKHTLPKAPVVGGPMYSALHAMKTAVKDWLLPPVMFADLGLKYLGPIDGHDIAELEQALRRAKGFRGPVLVHVLTRKGQGYPPAENDDLEQMHSPPAFDPLTGRPVAVPTATWTGVFSHELVRAGRDRDDLVAITAAMSGPTGLDAFAAEFPDRFHDVGIAEQHALTSAAGLAMGGVHPVVALYATFLNRAFDQLLMDAALHRLGVTVVLDRAGVTGEDGPSHHGMWDLSLAALVPGLSAAAPRDGQLLAELFAEAIAVEDGPTLLRYPKGAVPEPIPAVRRIVADEDRLVPAAGGVGSVDVLAEPAAGQEHDVLLVAVGAFAGAAMDAAARLADQGIGVTVVDPRWALPVPTALPLLAAQHRLVVTLEDGGRQGGVGAAVTDLLTDRVPGVPVTVLALPQEFLEAASRGDLLTDLGLTAQAVARRITETVARTFPQSREHTGGSGQDVPERRAAGEG; translated from the coding sequence ATGGATCCGGAGCAGCTCACCGCACTGGCGGCGGAGATCCGTGACTTCCTGGTGCAGCAGGTCTCGGTCCGCGGCGGCCATCTCGGCCCCAACCTCGGCGTCGTCGAGCTGACCCTGGCCCTGCACCGCGTCTTCGACTCGCCGGCCGACCCGATCGTCTTCGACACCGGTCACCAGGCCTACGTGCACAAGATCGTCACCGGCCGCTCCGACGGCTTCGGCGCGCTGCGCACCCGCGGCGGGCTCTCCGGCTACCCCAGCCGCGAGGAGTCCGTGCACGACTGGGTGGAGAACTCGCACGCCAGCACCTCGCTGTCCTACGCCGACGGGCTGGCCAAGGCCTTCGCCGTGCGCGGCGAGCGGAACCGGACCGTGGTCGGCGTCATCGGCGACGGCGCGATGACCGGCGGCATGGCCTGGGAGGCGCTGAACAACATTGCCGCGGCCAAGGACCGCCCGGTGGTCATCGTGCTCAACGACAACGGCCGCAGCTACGCGCCGACCACCGGCGGGATGGCCCAGCGGATGGCCGCGCTGCGCCTCAAGCCGGGCTACGAGCGGCTGCTGGACCAGGTCAAGCACACCCTGCCGAAGGCGCCGGTGGTGGGCGGGCCGATGTACTCCGCCCTGCACGCCATGAAGACCGCGGTGAAGGACTGGCTGCTGCCGCCCGTCATGTTCGCCGACCTCGGCCTGAAGTACCTCGGCCCGATCGACGGCCACGACATCGCCGAGCTCGAGCAGGCGCTGCGCCGGGCCAAGGGCTTCCGCGGTCCGGTGCTGGTGCACGTGCTCACCCGCAAGGGCCAGGGCTACCCGCCGGCCGAGAACGACGACCTCGAGCAGATGCACTCGCCGCCCGCCTTCGACCCGCTGACCGGCCGGCCGGTGGCGGTGCCCACGGCCACCTGGACCGGGGTGTTCTCGCACGAGCTGGTCCGGGCCGGCCGGGACCGCGACGACCTGGTCGCGATCACCGCCGCGATGAGCGGGCCGACCGGGCTGGACGCCTTCGCCGCCGAGTTCCCCGACCGCTTCCACGACGTCGGCATCGCCGAGCAGCACGCGCTGACCTCGGCCGCCGGCCTGGCGATGGGCGGGGTGCACCCGGTCGTCGCGCTCTACGCGACCTTCCTCAACCGGGCCTTCGACCAGCTGCTGATGGACGCCGCACTGCACCGTCTCGGCGTCACCGTGGTGCTGGACCGGGCCGGGGTGACCGGTGAGGACGGCCCCAGCCACCACGGCATGTGGGACCTCTCGCTGGCGGCGCTGGTGCCGGGCCTGTCCGCCGCGGCGCCGCGGGACGGGCAGCTGCTGGCCGAGCTGTTCGCCGAGGCCATCGCCGTCGAGGACGGCCCGACGCTGCTGCGCTACCCGAAAGGTGCTGTGCCGGAACCGATCCCGGCCGTCCGCCGCATCGTCGCCGACGAGGATCGACTGGTCCCGGCAGCCGGTGGGGTCGGGTCGGTCGACGTGCTGGCCGAGCCCGCTGCCGGCCAGGAGCACGACGTGCTGCTGGTCGCGGTGGGCGCGTTCGCCGGCGCCGCGATGGACGCCGCGGCCCGCCTCGCCGACCAGGGCATCGGCGTCACCGTCGTCGATCCGCGGTGGGCGTTGCCGGTGCCGACTGCGCTGCCGCTGCTCGCCGCGCAGCACCGCCTCGTGGTCACGCTGGAGGACGGCGGCCGCCAGGGCGGCGTCGGCGCCGCGGTCACCGACCTGCTGACGGACCGCGTCCCCGGCGTACCGGTGACCGTGCTGGCGCTGCCGCAGGAGTTCCTGGAGGCGGCGTCCCGCGGCGACCTGCTCACCGATCTGGGACTGACTGCACAGGCGGTTGCCAGACGAATCACCGAAACTGTCGCCAGGACGTTCCCGCAGTCGCGGGAGCACACGGGCGGTTCCGGACAGGACGTGCCGGAGCGGCGGGCGGCAGGAGAGGGCTGA
- a CDS encoding VOC family protein: protein MAGMRMALTMDCTDVPVMAEFWKAALGYEEEPPPPPFATREEWVASFGIDPDEDDDDGAWLHDPDGIGPRLSLLQVPEPKTAKNRLHIDVRVSADLPAEQKWPAIVARSAELIGLGAGVLAEVDGHHIVMADPEGNEFCVC, encoded by the coding sequence ATGGCGGGCATGCGGATGGCGCTGACGATGGACTGCACCGACGTCCCGGTGATGGCGGAGTTCTGGAAGGCCGCGCTGGGCTACGAGGAGGAGCCGCCACCGCCGCCGTTCGCCACCCGCGAGGAGTGGGTCGCCTCGTTCGGCATCGACCCGGACGAGGACGACGACGACGGTGCCTGGCTGCACGACCCGGACGGGATCGGGCCGCGGCTGTCGTTGCTGCAGGTCCCGGAGCCGAAGACGGCGAAGAACCGGCTGCACATCGACGTCCGGGTGAGCGCCGACCTGCCGGCGGAGCAGAAGTGGCCGGCGATCGTGGCGCGCAGTGCGGAGCTCATCGGTCTGGGCGCAGGTGTGCTGGCCGAGGTCGACGGGCACCACATCGTCATGGCCGACCCGGAGGGCAACGAGTTCTGCGTCTGCTGA
- a CDS encoding glycerophosphodiester phosphodiesterase, with product MESLLQRGGLPLVIAHRGASAAAPENTLAAFELARTSGAHWLETDVQPTADDVPVLLHDDDVDRTTDGSGAVRELPAHDVAVLDAGSWFSGDFAGERVPELQQLLAAPAMTDDGRRLLLELKGAHTARQVGAVIEVLRASGLDDRVLLQSFEVDVLRIVRELLPGRDIGLLVEDLHDDPVAVCRELGAVTYNPDHHRLLDRLVSSPDLVETLHAAGIAVMVYTADDPAHWTALVAAGVDGIITNRPAELVQFLQQKVA from the coding sequence ATGGAGTCCCTGCTGCAACGAGGCGGCCTGCCGCTGGTGATCGCGCACCGCGGCGCCAGCGCCGCCGCCCCGGAGAACACCCTGGCGGCCTTCGAACTGGCCCGGACCTCCGGCGCCCACTGGCTGGAGACGGACGTGCAGCCCACGGCCGACGACGTGCCGGTGCTGCTGCACGACGACGACGTCGACCGCACCACCGACGGCAGTGGAGCCGTACGGGAGTTGCCCGCGCACGACGTGGCCGTGCTCGACGCGGGGTCCTGGTTCTCCGGAGACTTCGCCGGTGAGCGCGTCCCGGAGCTGCAGCAGTTGCTCGCCGCCCCGGCGATGACGGACGACGGTCGCCGACTGCTGCTGGAACTCAAGGGTGCACACACCGCGCGGCAGGTGGGAGCGGTGATCGAGGTGCTGCGGGCGTCCGGTCTCGACGACCGGGTGCTGCTGCAGTCGTTCGAGGTGGATGTGCTGCGGATCGTCCGGGAGCTGCTGCCCGGGCGCGACATCGGGCTGCTGGTCGAGGATCTGCACGACGATCCGGTGGCGGTGTGCCGCGAGCTCGGCGCGGTCACCTACAACCCCGACCACCACCGACTGCTGGATCGCCTGGTCTCGAGCCCGGATCTGGTCGAGACCCTGCACGCCGCCGGGATCGCAGTGATGGTCTACACCGCCGACGACCCGGCGCACTGGACCGCGCTGGTCGCGGCCGGTGTCGACGGCATCATCACCAACCGGCCTGCGGAGCTGGTGCAGTTCCTGCAACAAAAGGTTGCATGA
- a CDS encoding SRPBCC domain-containing protein → MEMGSIHREMYVEASPEVVFEVLSSPEHLREWWSDDAVFDPEPGSAGTFLWQQPDGSTNDVQMAVVESDPPRRYAFRWGHDAGETATHGNSLLVTFDLVPTGSGTTIRLVETGFRERGWEVAVLEQQYREHEGGWTSQMARFESHLLRVVSMR, encoded by the coding sequence ATGGAGATGGGTTCGATCCACCGCGAGATGTACGTCGAGGCCTCGCCGGAGGTGGTCTTCGAGGTGCTGAGCAGCCCGGAGCACCTGCGCGAGTGGTGGTCGGACGATGCCGTGTTCGACCCGGAGCCGGGCTCGGCCGGGACGTTCCTGTGGCAGCAGCCGGACGGCAGCACGAACGACGTGCAGATGGCCGTCGTCGAGTCCGATCCGCCCCGGCGGTATGCGTTCCGCTGGGGTCATGACGCCGGCGAGACCGCGACGCACGGCAACTCCCTGCTGGTCACCTTCGACCTGGTCCCGACCGGCAGCGGCACCACGATCCGGTTGGTCGAGACCGGCTTCCGGGAGCGTGGTTGGGAGGTCGCGGTGCTCGAGCAGCAGTACCGCGAGCACGAGGGCGGCTGGACCAGCCAGATGGCGCGGTTCGAGTCCCACCTGTTGCGGGTGGTGTCGATGCGATGA